Proteins from a genomic interval of Flammeovirgaceae bacterium SG7u.111:
- a CDS encoding transporter substrate-binding domain-containing protein, producing the protein MKNIVKLFLVIATIILVGGGDVFSQNTPLFSGLKSLEFTEEENAWLAAHPVIKFGYTPDYLPIEYMEDGVYKGLAADYLQIISEKTGVKFEPVPELTWSTSVELFKKGEVDILPELIITEERSQLMIFTKPYIHFPMVIITRNDFGFVSEIKDLKDYIIAVPRDYYIKEYLENDFPEIELIIADNPEAALKKVSVNEADAYIGQLAVADYVIKKSGYSNLKVAAPTQYDNFEAAMGIRKDWVVFRGIVQKVLDSISEESSQAIKKRWLDVELDFEKKEREFRQRMRLLSLITLGVLVVATFWTISLKRQIKKRRKAEQGLKVQKEFIQRVIDNDPNLVFVKNREGRFILVNKATATAYNTSVEDLLNKTLAESHVHEQEVAEYTSDDIKVIDTGLPIVKEETFTRDDKGVKWLLINKVPIKNEAGEVCSLGIASDITELKQAEIAIRDSEERFKALADSTNEGVIIHSLGKVLGVNDVFCSMFKLQPDKLEQLQEEDLIQDGLEEGVAKFKAKKMSFKSIDLMCKRSDGTIFPAEVSSKFIEYKQQTTQVTTFRDLTERKKIEDDLKETNEELRASEEELRQQSEELLTVNEMLEAQKVELEQTIAQLKTAQAKLINAEKMASLGVLTAGIAHEINNPVNFVQSGIRGVRNNLEDLLEIIGKYNEITPENASQGLEEVAALKEELEFDFIVEDLQQGIKDISTGAERTSEIVKGLRTFSRSDETALKFIDIHENIDSTLVLLRKQYKNKVAIEKEYGDLPRIEAFPGKLNQVFMNILSNAIQAVNEHGKIVISTEILEGNTIQIKFADNGKGMSEEIKRKMFDPFFTTKEVGVGVGLGLSICLGIIKDHDGSIEVESEEGKGTLFIISLPIEHKSSES; encoded by the coding sequence ATGAAAAATATAGTCAAACTCTTTTTGGTAATAGCTACTATCATTTTGGTGGGAGGGGGAGATGTGTTTTCACAGAATACGCCTCTTTTTTCTGGATTAAAAAGCCTTGAGTTTACCGAAGAAGAAAATGCTTGGCTAGCCGCCCACCCTGTGATCAAGTTTGGCTATACGCCTGACTATCTGCCCATAGAATATATGGAAGACGGTGTTTATAAAGGGCTGGCAGCAGACTACTTGCAAATAATTTCCGAGAAAACAGGGGTGAAATTTGAGCCTGTTCCAGAGTTGACTTGGAGTACTTCGGTGGAATTGTTCAAAAAAGGCGAGGTAGATATTTTGCCAGAATTGATAATCACTGAAGAAAGAAGTCAGCTGATGATTTTTACCAAGCCGTATATTCATTTCCCAATGGTGATTATTACCCGAAATGATTTTGGCTTTGTAAGCGAAATAAAAGATTTGAAGGATTATATAATAGCTGTTCCACGAGATTATTACATTAAAGAATATCTCGAAAATGACTTTCCTGAGATTGAGCTAATTATAGCCGATAACCCAGAGGCAGCCTTGAAGAAAGTATCGGTCAATGAAGCAGATGCGTACATTGGTCAGTTGGCTGTAGCCGATTATGTCATCAAAAAATCAGGATATTCAAACCTTAAAGTTGCCGCCCCTACCCAATACGATAATTTTGAAGCAGCCATGGGCATTCGAAAAGATTGGGTGGTTTTTAGGGGTATCGTACAAAAAGTATTGGATAGTATTTCTGAAGAAAGTAGTCAGGCAATAAAGAAACGATGGCTAGATGTAGAATTAGACTTTGAAAAAAAGGAGCGGGAGTTTCGGCAGAGGATGCGGTTGTTATCGCTGATAACTTTGGGAGTTTTGGTTGTAGCCACTTTTTGGACTATTTCGCTTAAGCGACAAATAAAAAAAAGAAGAAAAGCAGAGCAGGGACTTAAAGTACAAAAAGAGTTTATCCAGCGAGTGATAGACAATGATCCCAATTTAGTTTTTGTCAAAAATAGAGAAGGGAGGTTTATCTTGGTAAATAAAGCCACTGCCACTGCCTACAATACTTCTGTAGAGGACTTGCTAAATAAAACACTGGCAGAAAGCCATGTTCATGAACAGGAAGTAGCCGAATATACGTCGGATGACATCAAGGTGATAGATACTGGCTTGCCCATTGTCAAGGAGGAAACATTTACACGGGATGATAAGGGTGTAAAGTGGCTGCTAATCAATAAAGTTCCTATCAAAAATGAAGCAGGTGAAGTTTGTTCACTCGGAATAGCATCAGATATTACTGAGCTCAAACAGGCCGAAATTGCAATTAGAGATAGTGAAGAGCGCTTTAAAGCCTTGGCTGACTCAACTAATGAAGGGGTGATCATCCATAGTTTGGGGAAAGTACTTGGTGTAAATGATGTGTTTTGCTCTATGTTCAAGTTACAGCCAGATAAACTTGAGCAACTTCAGGAAGAGGACCTTATACAAGATGGACTGGAAGAAGGGGTCGCTAAATTTAAAGCAAAGAAAATGTCATTCAAATCTATTGACCTGATGTGCAAAAGGTCTGATGGAACAATTTTCCCAGCAGAGGTTTCGAGTAAGTTTATTGAATACAAGCAGCAAACCACACAGGTGACCACTTTTCGGGATTTGACTGAGAGGAAAAAAATTGAAGACGACCTAAAGGAGACCAACGAAGAATTGAGAGCTTCTGAAGAAGAACTCCGCCAGCAAAGCGAGGAGCTTTTGACAGTAAACGAGATGCTTGAAGCGCAAAAGGTAGAGCTAGAACAAACTATTGCACAATTGAAAACTGCTCAAGCCAAACTGATCAATGCTGAGAAAATGGCTTCTTTGGGTGTGCTTACCGCAGGAATTGCCCATGAAATAAATAACCCTGTAAACTTTGTGCAGTCGGGGATAAGAGGGGTGAGAAATAATTTGGAAGACTTGCTGGAGATAATTGGGAAATATAATGAGATCACTCCGGAAAATGCTTCACAGGGATTAGAAGAGGTAGCAGCACTGAAAGAAGAACTAGAATTTGATTTCATAGTAGAAGATCTCCAACAGGGCATAAAAGATATTTCTACCGGAGCTGAGCGAACAAGTGAAATTGTAAAGGGTCTTCGCACTTTTTCCCGCTCCGACGAGACAGCGTTGAAGTTTATCGATATTCATGAAAATATTGATTCTACCTTGGTTTTGCTTCGTAAGCAGTACAAAAATAAAGTTGCGATAGAGAAGGAGTATGGTGACTTACCTCGTATAGAAGCGTTTCCTGGAAAGCTCAATCAAGTATTTATGAATATACTTTCCAATGCCATTCAGGCAGTAAACGAGCATGGGAAAATTGTAATTTCCACTGAAATACTGGAGGGAAATACCATTCAAATTAAGTTTGCAGATAATGGAAAGGGAATGAGCGAAGAGATAAAAAGAAAAATGTTTGACCCATTTTTCACCACTAAAGAAGTAGGG